A single window of Nicotiana sylvestris chromosome 5, ASM39365v2, whole genome shotgun sequence DNA harbors:
- the LOC138869262 gene encoding uncharacterized protein, producing MMKNLSISVPLVEALEQMLGYAKFMKDLVTIKRSMDCETIKMTHQVRAIVHSMAPKLEDPGTFTIPCTIGSPDFAKALCDLGSSINLMPYSVFKTLGISQPRATSMRLQMANRTMKRSLDIIDDVFVCVDKFILLADFVIMDLEVDYEVPIIFGRAFLATVKALVDIEAGELTFWVGDQKMVFHVCKSIKQPNMTEMCSFMDIVTEVIDDDTSAMINVEDPLEAVLLNLDFNEDEGRVECVNALHGVCSYSYEPQKLSFDLENRKLPQQIPQSRNLPCWS from the coding sequence atgatgaagaactTATCAATCAGTGTccctttggtggaagctcttgagcaaatgctaggttacgccaagttcatgaaagatttggtaactATAaagagatccatggattgtgagacaataaaaatgactcaccaagtacgtgcaattgtgcactcgatggctccaaagcttgaagatcccggcaCTTTCACCATCCCGTGTACCATTGGGAGCCCGGATTTTGCTAAGGCATTGTGCGATTTGGGttcaagtatcaatttgatgccttactctgtGTTCAAAACATTAGGTATTAGTCAACCGAGGGCTACttcaatgaggttgcaaatggcgaatagaacaatgaagaggtcGCTCGATATTATCGATGATGTTTTTGTTTGTGTGGACAAGTTCATTTTGCTGGCTGACTTTGTGATCATGGACTTAGAGGTTGATTATGAGGTTCCGATCATATTTGGAAGAGCTTTCCTTGCAACTGTGAAGGCCTTAGTCGATATAGAAGCAGGGGAACTTACCTTCTGGGTGGGTGATCAAAaaatggtctttcatgtgtgcaaatcaataaaGCAGCCCAACATGACTGAAATGTGCTCTTTCATGGATATTGTCACAGAAGTGATAgatgatgatactagtgcaatgatcaatgtggaggaccctctagaagcggtattgttgaaccttgatttcaatgaggatgaaggccgggtagagtgtgtcaatgctttgcaTGGAGTgtgctcttactcttatgagcctcaaAAGCTCTCTTTTGATCTTGAGAATAGAAAACTCCCCCAACAAAtccctcaatcgaggaacctcccatgttggagttga
- the LOC138869263 gene encoding uncharacterized protein, producing the protein MNDAQVNYTVTEKELLAIVFAMEKFRPYLMGSKKGCENQVADHLSCLEEEGRPCDGLEINDSFLDEQLLSMFVNSMTWFANVANFLVTGVVLCKLSSNERKKLKRDSLDYYWDEPYLFKICNDGVIQRCVPEEEQMGILDACHSSPYGGHHSGARTTSKVLSYGFYWTTLYKDASELVKKCDECQRAGGISKKDEMPLITFSRLTSLMCGALISWVHLTDWLKKLDDALWAYRTAYKTLIANLRVEQLNELDEFRIHAYSSSSLYKDQMKYQHDKYAHGKEFKVGNLVLLFNFRLRLFPGKLKSKWSGPFEVVLVTPFGALDLKNKSGKIFGVTGHKVKHYLGKFDDSHVVAMIHLNVGFVFELTGCEMCIGMFDAMQD; encoded by the exons atgaatgatgctcaagtgaattacacggtgacggaaaaagagttgttggcaattgtgttcgcaatggagaagtttaggccttatctcatgggttcCAAG AAAgggtgtgaaaaccaagtggcggaccacttgtcctgcttggaggaagaggggaggccctgtgatggcctcgaaattaatgattcattcctTGATGAGCAACTCCTCTCTATGTTTGTGAATAGCATGACTTGGTTTGCGAATGTTGCCAATTTCCTTGTGACCGGTGTTGTTCTGTGTAAGCTCTCTTCTAACGAAAGAaagaagcttaaacgggatagcttggactactactgggatgagccttacttgttcaaaatctgCAATGATGGTGTGATCCAGAGATGTGTTCCGGAGGAGGAGCAAATGGGTATTCTggatgcttgtcattcctctccctacggtggtcatcatAGTGGGGCGAGGACAACTTCAAAAGTGCTTAGTTATGGCTTTTATTGGACCACATTatacaaggatgcaagtgaacTGGTGAAgaaatgtgatgaatgtcaaagagcgggtggaatttcaaagaaggatgagatgcctctcatcACTTTCTCGAGGTTGACatctttgatgtgtggggcattgatttcatgggtccattt GACGGATTGGttaaagaaattggatgatgctctgtgggcttataggactgcttacaagactctgattg caaatcttcgggtggagcagcttaatgagcttgatgagttccgaattcatgcctactccagttcgtcatTGTATAAGGACCAGATGAAGTACCAACATGACAAGTATGCTCATGGCAAGGAATTCAAAGTGGgtaatttggttctcttgttcaattttCGTTTGCGactatttccgggaaagcttaaatcaaaatggagtggaccttttgaggtggtgcttgtgactccatttggtgctcttgatttgaaaaacaaaagtgGTAAGATCTTCGGAGTTACTGGGCACAAAgtcaagcactatcttggcaagtttgatgacagccacgtggtggcaatgatccatctcaa tgtaggatttgtttttgaactaactggttgtgagatgtgtatAGGGATGTTTGATGCAATGCAGGACTAA